DNA from Daphnia pulicaria isolate SC F1-1A chromosome 3, SC_F0-13Bv2, whole genome shotgun sequence:
ATAGAGGGATGTTAATGAACATTGGGTTTGAAGAAGCTCAGTTACAAagcaatttcaaatgtttcataTTTCACGACATTGATATGTTACCAGAAAACGATGCCAACCTATACGGATGTCCAGAAGACGGGAAACCTCGTCAAATGGCTTTTACCATTGACATCTTTGAATACaagtaaataaatattgtttatttaattacatttattttttttaagtaggaGAGACTTGACATATTTTGTTGATTAATAGTTTGCGCGTTATACGTTTTTGagccattatttttttccaatatttttaattcctACTAGGattaaaaaagaggaaaattaGCTATCAAAATTCTGTTTGGGTTtatgaaaacatttcttttttgaaactcCAAAacgctttaaaaaatgaaggggGTAGGTCGAGTAACAGATAAAATTGCTAGGGTATTTGAGAAATACTTATATTTTTCACcccttcatttttaaaatttggtcCGATCTTAGggtcaaaaattttgaaaatcccCCAGTGGGCATGGACCCCGATAATCGGGAGTCTTTAATGCCAATACGGTATACATTTTATTCCCAAAAAAGCATACGATTAAAGCCGTTAATCCCAGAAAAAAGATAGGAAGCCACCGGGTTTTGAATTCGGGTCTCCAAAGTTACAGACATAGCGTCTTCTGATTGGCTGCTCTTAACATCTTCTCATCTTATAACAATTTTGAAGTAGGGAGTTTTTTTAGATTGATAATTTTACCATATTTAGAAATCTATATTATGCATAAAAATCAcactcttgttcttttttaattgtgaATGCTAAAAATTGCtttacattattttttaatggatGTTTGGGCCAAAAACACTTATTTCCGATTTATgggttaaatttttatttgattttcgggATCATTTTTAACAGTGAACAAGTAGCTTTACCAATAAACTGTTCGaaatttattccttttttcagtaaggaaataaaatataacattttagcttttaacaagcaatcacCCACTGGACCGGAATACCTCCTTTTCTGGCGGTAGTTTTCGCATCATAATTTGGAAAGGGACTCTAAAAATCCGGACAAGAACTGTTCTGTTCATAATCGCAAGGCAATTCCAATGGAATaaagtcaatattttttttgtcccgAGATAATCGGGATTGAAATTCgttaaatataaagaaaatccaTATCCTTCACCTCCAGCTATATCgattttagccgtatattgaGCTTgtagggaaaaataaattcaaacaaaatgtaGCTCTTTCATCCCTCTTCAACAttctaaaagaatttttaaaaactctgAAAGATGTCTGGGATATCACGACTTTTGTGATACCCAATTTCAACccttttttcaagaatttttttctgcgtttccGATTGCCGTATGTCTGCTTTTCGCCCCCTCCCCAATCCACTCCTTTGCTTTATTCCATTTTCCTGTGTATCAAAGGCATGTTTCTCGATTCAAATGGGACTtaatacataggaaacaataTACGCCAAATCCAGGCGTTGTATTGCCAATCCGACCGAGAAAGAGGGGTCTTAGCATTTTATTGaatatctattatttgaaatatttgaaatataaaaCCAACTAAACAGGCTTGAAGAAGATATAATAAGATATAAATAAAGAATGTTTTCgatatttttatcattttgaaGTAATCGGGAAGCCGATAATTGATTCGAAAGTTAAGATAGGACGACCCAATTTTAAgacaaatattaattttttttcattcctaaACCGTTTGTGGTAATTCcacgatattttattttaggatGCGCATTACTAACATATACATCTCctgattttttcaatattttattttaattcaaaaccaaaaaatgaattgagcCAACCGAACGTCAGATTGCCCCATTCTTCCTTAccgttaaattattttttttgctctAAATAACTATTAAACGCAGAACCCATTGCTAGGCTACGTCAAAATTGTTTAAGAAAAACCAGTGCACTATTTAGATTGCTATCACTGCCAAGTGTAATTTCCCTCATTGTAGAAGTGTAAACAAAGTAATTGGAAAAGAACTCCAAGTCTTTTTCTCTGGGTTTTGAAAAGATATCAAGACCTCTGACAGCTAATCtacgtttctttgtttttatatcatgatataattttaatgatttttaataaactttgatttcttttcacaaGGTTCctataaagatttttttctttctgcttcATCGGAGCTATCAAGAATTAAAGTCACATGATTTTtccaaatgttattttgaaatatatttcctaatgttaaatgtaattttttcactAGTCATATTGGTCTATAAGGTTAGCATTGACCAACATGCCCTCTCATATGCAGCAACATTCCCCACAAGAGAGGCATCtagttttttctaattttttggtttaaaaattgaatttaagtTGTAatacaggttttttttattaacattaaaaaaaatttataaagctaAGTTCCACTTAATTTTAAGACTATCTTGGGTTTGTTATATTGGGTAATAAGAAAACGGtaaccctcccccccccaaaaaaaaaataatttccacgTCAACTATGTCAAGTCTCTCCTACCCTACActctcgtattttttgtaataacATTACCCAATTTGGATTCCCTTTATTCAAGGATTGTTAGGCTAATAATCGGCAAGATTTTTTTCAGTAAagcttgaaatgttttttcttctgtatttTACCCCCTTAATAACCTGCAAGAATGACGTGATCAACATAGCCGATTAGAAGTAAATTAAATCGATGCCCATCGCTTGTAATAAAACATAACAATTTTCGGGACgaaaatttaatgttttttatgCGATTTGTGTCATAAGTGGGAATCATTCATCTTTTCCCTGTAACTCCAACTACTACACAGTAAAAAATTGCATCCTCACTAAACCCACACTTTTCAAGTGTATCCCCAAAAGTGTGcagtttgtttgctttttccaTGTGTTgtctaaactttaaaaaagttgAATAATCCACAGGGGAGGGGTGCCTATTGATAGTGTCAGGGGTATACCTAGAAATTCCTTTGTAAAAATTTTCGCGTAAGACCTTGGGCTTTTATTCGTCGATCAGTTGACTCATGGATGGAAATTTAAGTGTGCAACCTCCTCTCAATAAGTTATTACTAGATGAAAACGATCAAGGTCAGGcgataacagaaaaaaaatggggggaaCATTCCCAAGGGATGATGCAACGGATGGATGAATCcaaacaaattttgtgtcGTCCCAACAGTCCCAAAGTCACAACAACGAACGTTCAAATACATATAAATCAGTCCTTAACAAATATTTATTGAAATGTAGTCCCTCTATCGCACGAAAACGAAAACAAGGAGCACCAACTTTCCTAGGCTCCACCCAGCTCCACTGTCCTCTCTATATACCGCTTATACGTGTTTTACTCTATAACTGCTAAAAAGGGTTTTAAGAATTTAATACTTATTTTTatgatcaataaaaaattttttacctctAAAGCAAAGATAATAAGAATATATAGTTTCATTACTTTGAATTGTAACCGTTCCAATAGATCTACTCCAGATGGATATTTCGGAGGTGTTACCGCATTTTCAATCAAGGATTTCCGAAAAGTAAACggcttttcaaatttattctggGGATGGGGTGGAGAGGACGATGATTTGTTTCAACGTTTAAGTTTTCACAATCTAACTGTAACACGTCCTTTTGATGGTCTACCAAATCTCACTTCTTTCGCACGTTACCGAACCTTATACCATACCGAAGAAAAACCTAATCCAGAGCGTTGGCGTCTAATTCAGGAAGGGAAATGGCGCTTTCAAACAGATGGATTAATAAGTCTCCAGTATCGAAGActgtttataaaatttaaacccCTTTATACACATATTTATGtagacataaaaaaatattaatcaaAATCTTCGTTCAATACAGTAACTACCTGAAGTTTCCTCACAGCTGAGAGTGGCTAagagaagcttatgggaaaacaggttaaaaaattcgcaaaaaattttttgtcggACGATAATGATTTTCGACTAGGAGTTATTAGATCTAAGTTTTACATCAAGTATTTTTTGGAGCGTTAGTAGTTGCCGTAGTTGACGACTTTTCCAAACACCACGATTTAAAGGATTTGAGCAGGAGGAGGAAAATGACAGGCTATCTCAACGACCTTATTTTAAATCACGGTATGTGAAAAATCGGAAGGGGGAACAAACGATAACTCATAAaaatggatagtcgtaagccagttgaaaatgtcttaaatgacaaatcagGTTCCTATTATTAAGTCGAAATTTTGACTTAAGGTATTCCTTGTGCAATCAGcgttaaacatgaaaaaatcaGCGTTGTTGTTATTCTTATAGTTTGGCGTTGTTGATGTTGACgttcttttttgtattatttacaaAAGTTTTAATCGTCatgctatttatttttatttttgttagttACCTACCTTGAGCCAACAGTGTTGGGGGAGgggtaaaaaatttaatctagCTTGGCAACGTTGCCTATACTCTTTAGCTAAAAGTTTCTCTAGCACGTTGTTCGtaaaatatattataaaaGGAACTGCGCTAAATTTAGCAAATCGTAGTTTATCACAGGTAAACCTTTAGCGCCATACCCGCTTAGATAGCGCTAGATCCAGCGAGCCGTAAAAAACAGTGGACCGGCGAAGATTAGCGCTAAGATAGCGAACGGACTCGTGACAAGCGCTAATATCATGTATGGGGCGCATCTCGTCCATTCACCACAATCGTTTTCCTTttcgcaacattttattaaaatcaaagaaCCGCTTGCGCGGttcgtaaataataaaatgaaataaattgttcTAAATATAGCGCATCGCGTGCAAGTTTATCGAAAACATATTAGCTATAGTCCCACGATCGCTtcgatagcgctagatctagcgcgaaacatttgaatgaattatttttcgcgTAATGATTCGCCAAAAACAGCGGAAGGACCAGCGGAAATAGCGGGCGGGTTCGAATTACTGTCTGACCAGTCAGCGCAGTCGTTTTCGTGTTTCCCTttgcattaaataaaaaaacggtaaaaaaatttaatttagagCAATTCGCATTAAGTAGGCCTAGCTATTAAGCGCTTGCGCTTTTTTATGATTAAATAATTCGCTTGAATTGAGTGCATATCGTGCAAGAAGCgcttaacatttattttaacgcttgcgcgtttcgtaaGTTATAAACGGACTCGAGACAAGCGCTAAAATAATCGACGGGTGTGCGCCACTTTTCCAGTCGCCGCAATCGTTTTCTCTGTCGCAaccatttatttaaattaaagaagcacttgcgcgtttcgtaaataatacaatgaaataaattgcgctaaatatagCGCATCGCGCGCAGGTTTATCGCAAACCAATCGCTAGCGCCACGCGCGCTtagatagcgctagatctagcacaaaacatttgaatggattCTTTTTCGCTTATAATGAGCCGCCCAAAACAGCGGACGGGTGACAGTGCTAAAATAGCGGACGGACCAGCGATAAGCGCTAAAAAAACTGACGGGCTAGCGTTACTCGTCCTACCAGTCGCCGAAGTCAGCAGCAGTCGTTTTCCTgcgcattaaataaaaaataataataattagagCGAAGCGCATTAAGTAGCGTTATGTAAGcgttccctcttttttttattatgcgATTTAATAAAATGCTCTAATATACGCTTATCGCGCAAGAATCTCCCGTTTTAGTACTGATAAAGCAATTAAGGGGGAGCTCAGTCAGCTCCATAAGACTTTTTCCATAAGGCCCCGATACAGAGATTGCTACGAGTACGCTGCTGCCTGTTGTGGGTGTGTTGTGAACTACCATCTACAACGGGAAACTCAATCTTTCTAGTCTAAGTCCTTGTAGATTATCGCACTAGTGTTTTGCGAATTAGGTTACTGCAGATACGTAAAATAAGCGTAAATCACAGtaattaagtattattttttcatcttATATTATTTTAACAAGCCGTCTACGACTTTTTACCAGTTTTTATATTGGATTtagtaatttttatatttttttctgatttttatattgattttttgaaaaaaattttgtattgaaaAAGTGGCGGTTTTGTGCTCTTATAGTTTTGGGTTCCCATAGAGAACCGTCAACCGAACGAACGAATCGAAAGAACAAGGTAAATTTTCTGAAAAggctttgtctgaattttttaatttcttttttggcttctaACATTTAACTCTAAAGATCGTTtgactaaaaaagaaataattcttgatttaataaaactttaattacaaaaataacaaagatttttcttgtttagctACATAACTTTTTCTACTTTGGGACTTTTTATAGTTAATTTTGATGCTTCTGATTGCGATTCCTTATGAATTATCGCttagttaatttaaaaattcttagATAGTAAAGATTTGTATAATCACCAAAAAATACGCGTGCCATCTGAGTTGCAATTTACATACTGTGTAAAACAGAATACAACCTGAGCCTATAGTGCTTTCGCAAGAATAGATAAAATCTTAAGACGTTGATTTGTcttaagtattttttaaatgaaagattcttagatttgaagtaaacttactaattgctttacgctaaggtttcagtttttaaaagaaatgctaactttaaagataaatttctcaaaatgtgcaaccctcaacatgctttccgacttaagacaaggctgtgtctgaaactttttcatgtaacCCATACCatagaaacagaaaatttgttaGAAAATTCTAAAAGGGAATATTaacgttttgaaaattttatgctgtgaattgaaaagggatcaattaaattaataaaaaataaaagggtgcaatgtgatttaaaagacaataacttaagacatggctttgtctgttacacgaaaaagtttcagacacagccttgTCTTAGGTCGGAGAGGCCATGTTGCGATTATAAAATTGTTTACTTTTTACAAGAAGTGGCTGgtctagtggttagagcgGTAGATTGCGATGCTAAAGGTTAAAGGTATGATACAAATGAGAGACAAATCTTTTATCTTCGTTGTAAATCTAGCGTACATTTTATGTGGTTTTGACGTCCAAATTACGTCCAAAATGGATATCCTATATAGATGATATTCCAACCTAAAAGTAGTAGTGGAGTAAAAAgccgtgcgcagtttacgccgatgcgcaccactgcggccgatagcagaactaagATTTTTATTACGTTTGATACTTAACGTAGGTACAATCCTTTGTTCGAGAACCGTCTGCTTCTCGAACAAAGGATTGGGCGTCAtctgtcaagcgtaataaaaattttcgttCTGTTATCGGCCGCAGTGGTGCgtatcggcgtaaactgcgcgcgactttttggcatgtcttctactttttggttggaataacatctatacGTAAAAAATATACGTAGAAAGATATGACTTTAGGACGGACCTTCAACGTACCATGGATGACCAGAATGTATATCCAATCGTCGATATAAATAGCAGGAATACGTTGTTGAGATGTAAGCGTGCTAGCAGGGTACCCAATTTTTCAACCCACCAACGGaatatcataaaaaaaagttaaataggTATGGTAGTTGActaaaaacccgaaaaaacttgaacattaataatttttctacTGTCATATGCAACTTTGTATAAGCCAAATAGCCCCGATGTTGTGTGGCAAATTCGTCCCAAACAAAGGGGTCTTAGTATATTATTTAATATCTCTTATTTAaactattttgaatatttaaaaaaaaactaaacgggCTTAAAGAAGAGTTAATGTAGAGTATTTTTGCCATAATTTGAAAGTAATCGGGAAAGCCGATAACCGATTCGAAAGTCAAGGTAGGACGGcccaattttaagaaaaaaattttaaaattttaattttctaaacCGTTCGTCGTTATaccatgaaattttgttttaagatGCTCATTACTTTCATCTACATATCCTGGTTTTTCCAATATTTTTTGCAATTCTTACCCATCAAGAAATCAAATGAGCCAAGCGACCCATACGCCAGATctccccactctcccctactaTAAAACAAAGTTTTGCAAAGTAATAAAACAATTACAGTAAATGAATTATCATATTAGTTATGTGTTATGGTTTGTTggaatacatattttttttttactttttagatgcttttaaattgaacttttgaaatttcattGGGTCACCAAAGCTAAGATTTAAGACTTTTCTTGAATAGCCAGCATTTTGTTTGCCATGGAGGGTTgagtacagtacccaccaaactattaggtacaccccccttttttcagtgcattcttatggcactacgtgtttttaaaaaatgcaataactcttgaaccgcttaggctagatttttttccttttttccctgagtagatctaatgatgatctacattttttatacacatgaagttgtcgtaggattaacccccacggcgctacggtatcgttcactttattaggtacaccccgttTTTCCCCATATACgtcgtgttaaatacggcgttttaaaaaatttacaaaaaatagtttggtgggtactgtacatGTGACTAGTACCAATTTTTTAAGAACCTCCGTCACAAGTtccttagaaaaataaattgtcatACGTAGCCTACTTTTCATTTGAGACCATTAGTACCTCTGTAAGGCGCTTTTTGGGGGCTCGAAAAGGCGCGCTTACTTCGAAGAACAGTTCAAACATTTAGGCCAAACTAGTTTATTTGCTACATTTTGTTTAATATGTTTAACTTACAACTGTTGCCTTAGGTAGAGGACGAGTGAGATGACTAGTCTGACTCTTGGAGGGTGCGACGGGAGTTTATTTATGTATTCCCGCGCGGCCATTTTGGAATGGAGTAATTGGCGGGACAAAACGATCATGACTCATGAGTGGATATTTAAGCGGGTGGGGAAATTGTATACGGTTATTAAAAGAGGAGAAGAGCATGAAGGGTGAGGGCTTACAGAAGATACACACAGTAAGCGATATGTACTCCTTCAGTCAGTGCGCGACTGCGCATTACATACTTCCTTCCTTTAAAAAGGCATGCCCTCGTGTCTATTCCAAATTTCTTGCACATTTTCATAACATTTGAAAACTTACGACAAGATCAACGAGAAAGCACACATCATTACTGTTAGCGAGTATAAATGCATTAATAAATTGTTCTCGTGATGCTTTGCGTGGAGATCGTCTTGTCTTCATGTAGCGGCTGTCCGTGGTTCTCCTCCGATAGAAAAGAACTGATGCATACGGATACGTACTCTTCCTTACAAGAAAGAGTAACGCCGACTAGTCTAAAGTCTGGTATTACGGCGTCCAGTCTTAAACGGGAGTACAAGAGGGAAACTGAGGGGGAGAAATGAGAGGGGgaataagagggagaatgagagggagaataagagggagaatgagagggagaataagagggagaGCAAGAGGTAGAATAGAAGGGAGAACACACTGGGATCCTGCACGGCAGTTACATTCATGACATCACATTTATTTAGCAATCACTTGGCGGCCATCCCAAGTGGGCATTAAAGTACTGATGTACATAATTTTATCACTTTTTTCGATTCCGTTAACGGACCCATGAGTCTGTAACCAAGTTTGTTAGACATCATCTGGGGGAAGGGATCGGGTAAAAGTGGTTTTGGATTGCTCCTCTGCTTTTCTTTGATGCTGATCTCGTATCTACGAacgattttgtttgatttatttaccaATCATTTCCAATAAAATCTACGTTGAATCCGTgccgttttctttctcccttttttttctttacggaTTCCTGTACCAGTAGTCTGTCAGTTTGTGTGTCGATTAAACTTTTGTCAAGCTCATTGATTTAATGGTTGTCATTGAAGACGTCGTTAGCTGAAAGATGTACTTGGTCGCTGCTGTATCAGGGGCTGTCATCGATTGCATTGTCCTTAATCGACGTTTCTGATTCTTTATTGTTCTTtgtaatttttcatattttgcgCGCGCATTAACAGTACTTTTAATTTTCCTGTTCATCTGCGAAGTTTATGTTTGATAACGCGTTATTCGCTGGCGGCTGCTCAGGTTGCGTTTTCAGTTTGTCGTAGGGATCTGGGATTCTGTAAGTTCCGTCCGCtattcgttttgttttccagggtttttttttagtccaTGACAATATCACAAACTTGCAGGCATAAAGCCCATCTAGcaaattttgcaatttttcttttatttcttcataaaTTTCTTAACGGCTTGTAGTTTCTCAatgcttgatttttcttccgtttctcTACGGGGAATTAGCTATAACGCTTGCATAATTGCGTaagcttttcttttaaatttctcgACATTTATCTGAAATGTCACAAAGTTATAAGCaatggcgaagaaaaaaaaattatttcgcgCCAATTTGTGTGCGTTTGGCTTATTTAAACTGATACTACACCGTAATTCTTGTTGCATCATTATGAATATGAATCTCTCGCGAAAAGATTCGGATAGCGTAAGATTGGTGGGCTGATCAGGTACTTCGTTAAATAAATGggaagatttttaaatttttttcttcttcttcttccttttcctcGGGCCCTTTAACTACGGATTACTTTTCCGTGTCTTTT
Protein-coding regions in this window:
- the LOC124328671 gene encoding beta-1,4-galactosyltransferase 4-like, coding for MDIPQSTKSLGVTNEHDIELRLKENGLEIGGSYKPKYCRSRNKVAIVIPYRNRKVHLIIFLSYIHLFLQRQQLEYSIFVVEQTDGSPFNRGMLMNIGFEEAQLQSNFKCFIFHDIDMLPENDANLYGCPEDGKPRQMAFTIDIFEYKSTPDGYFGGVTAFSIKDFRKVNGFSNLFWGWGGEDDDLFQRLSFHNLTVTRPFDGLPNLTSFARYRTLYHTEEKPNPERWRLIQEGKWRFQTDGLISLQYRRLFIKFKPLYTHIYVDIKKY